DNA from Helcococcus ovis:
TTTTCTTTTAGAATTTCAAATATTTCATCGGAAATTAATTTAGTTTGTTCTACAATTACATCATATTGTTCAAAAGTCGCAATATTTAATAAATTTAGAGTTTCTTTTGTAATAATTGGATCTTGAGCTTTATCGTCTTTTATTGTAATTTCGACAAGTCCACCCAAATCCTGAGCTTCTTTAACATATTTTCCATATCTTTTGAAGAATGATCCAACAGCCTTGTATCTGCAAATAAATTCTAAACCATGACCAAATACTTTGGCTTTTCTAACTTCCATAGTATTTTCTTCAATATTTGAATCTACATAATGAGTTACAATTCCTTTTTCCTTTAATTTTTCAAAGAAAAATTTTGTTAGTTCTAATCCTGCTTTTCCTGACCCTTCGATCGAAAGTCCAATTTGATTTTCACCTGGATCGAATACGCCATCTTTACCTGTTACATCATCCTTAAACTTTAATAAAATGTTACCATTTTCAAGTTCAAAGAGTGTCTTAGTCTTACCTTGATAAATTAATTTCATAATTTTCTCCTTTTTGACAAAACTTTTACAAGAGAATACTACATTAAATTTGTTTAAATTTCAACTAAAATTTAAATAAAATTATTTTGTAAAAAATAATTGCAAATAAAAAAATATTTGATATACTAGTCTTGTAATTGTAAAAAATAAAAAAATAAGGAGCAAATAATGCCTAAAGTTGCTGTTGTTATGGGATCTTCTTCTGATTTTGAGACAATGAAAGAGACTTGTCAGCTATTAGAAGAGTTTGGTATAGAATACGATAAAAAAGTTGTTAGTGCACATAGAACACCTGATTTGTTAATAGACTTTGCAAAAAACGCAAAAAATAACGGGTTTAGTGTAATTATTGCAGCAGCAGGTGGAGCCGCACATTTACCGGGCATGATTGCATCTATGACTATTTTACCTGTTATAGGTGTACCTATAAAATCAAGCACATTAAATGGTATTGACTCGCTTTTATCAATTGTTCAGATGCCTTATGGGGTTCCTGTACATACTATGGCTATAGGTGTAGCTGGAGCTAAAAATGCAGCTATAAGTGCATTATCAATTCTTGCAATTGAAAATGATGAGTACGCTCAAAAATATGAAAAATTTAAAACTGAATTAGAAAATATAGTAAAGGATATGAAGATATGATGAGTACTATATTACCTAAAAGCACTATTGGAATAATCGGTGGTGGTCAACTAGGAAGAATGTTAGCTATGTCTGCAAAAGAGATGGGATATAAAATAGCTATATTAGATCCAAGTGAAGACGCCTGTGCAAGAAAATTTGCAGATTTTTTTATACATAGTGCTTTTAGTGATTTTAAAGGCATAGAAAAGCTATGCGAATTAAGTGATGTAATCACATTTGAATTTGAAAATATTGATTTGGATGTATACAGGCAAATTGAGAACAAATACAATGTTGTTCAATCATCAAAAATTTTAGAAATATCACAGCATAGACTTAAAGAAAAAGAATATGCAAAAAAATTAAATATTCCTACAGTTGAATATTTTAGTTCTGATGATAAAAATATTAAACTTGATGGAAAATATATTATGAAAACATTGAGATTTGGATATGATGGCAAAGGGCAATCATTGATAAACTCAATATCTGAAATACAAGAAAATACTATTTTAGAAAAATTTATTTCATTGGAAAAAGAAATTTCTGTAGTTGCTTGCAAGGATATTCAAGGCGTAAATATCGTAGCAGTAGTAGAAAATGAACATAGAAATAATATTTTATATAGATCTAAAATTCCTGCAAATATAAGTAAAGAACAGTATGAAACAGCTGTGGAATACACAAATAGGATTTTGTCAGGCATAGAATATTACGGTGTTTTAACTGTAGAATTTTTTATAAGTAATGGAAAGGTAATTTTTAATGAAATTGCTCCAAGAGTTCATAATTCAGGCCATATAACGATGCAATCTGCAAATAAATCGCAGTTTAGAGCTCATATTGAGGCAATTTGTGGATTATCGGTAGGAAAAATAACAAATAAGGAAACGACTTTATACAATATTTTAGGTCAGAATGAAAAATATTTTATAAATTTAGTTAAAGATAGACAATGTTATTTGCATTTGTACGAAAAAGAAGCCCGTAACAATAGAAAAATAGGACATATTAATTTTGAGGGAAATGTTTTTTTGGAGGATAGTTTTGAATAAAAGAATTTTTGTAAAGAAAAAAAATAAATATGATGTACAATCAAAAAATTTAATGAATTTACTAAATTTAGAGTTTGGAATATCAATATCAAAATTAGAAAAATACGTAATTTATGATATTTTTGATATTGATGATGAAATTTTTGAAAAATCAAAAAAACTTGTATTTTCTGAAGTTATGATAGATGAGGTATATGATAATATTAATTTAGAAAAAAATAAATATATTGCATATGAAACTTTGCCGGCACAGTATGATCAGCGTTCAGATAGTGCTATGCAATGCTTAAAATTAATAGACAATAAAAATAAATCTGTTATAAGAACAGGTACATTAATTGTATTTGATAAGGAATTAAACGAAATACAATTACAAAAAATTAAAAACTTTTTAATCAATCCAATTGAATCTCAAGAAAAAAATCTAAATAAATTAGAATTTATTATCAATCAAGAATCTAAAAAAATGTTAGATTTAACAGGATTTAGAATATTTAATAATCAAAAATTAGAAGAAATCAAGGAAAAATTATCTTTAGCACTTGATTTAGAAGACTTAAATTTTATTCAAAAATATTTTGTGAAAGAAGATAGAGATCCTACAGAAACAGAATTGTACGTTCTCGACGTGTTTTGGTCAGATCACTGTAGACATACTACTTTTGAAACAAGTCTAGATGAAATATCAATTAATTCAAAATTATTCCAAGAGGAAATGCAAGAAGCATTTAATTATTACATAAAAATTAGAGAGGAATTAGGCATTACAAAACCAATAAGGCTTATGGATATGGCATCTATTATTGGAAAATATCATACAAAGATATTAGGCGATAAAAATATAGAAATAAGTGAGGAAATAAATGCCTGTTCATTTTTTACTGAAATAGAAAATAAAGGACAAAAGGAAAAATGGTTAATTCAATTTAAAAATGAAACTCATAATCATCCCTCAGAAATTGAGCCATTTGGTGGGGCTTCCACATGTATAGGTGGAGCGATTAGAGATCCATTGTCAGGGAGAAGTTATGTTTACCAAGCAATGAGAGTATCAGGTTCAGGTAATATTTTGCAAAATAGAGGATATACATTAAAAAATAAATTACCTCAAGTTGATATCTCGAAAGGTACTGCACAAGGCAACAGTGCATACGGTAATCAAATAGGATTGGCAACTACATTTGTGAAAGAAATTTATGATGATTCATATGTTGCAAAAACAATGGAAGTAGGAGCTGTAGTAGGAGCGGTTAAGGTTGATAATTATAAAAGAGAAACCTTAGTTCCCGGGGATATTGTTGTTATGATTGGTGGGAGAACTGGTCGTGACGGTATACAAGGTGCTTCGGGTTCATCAATAGAGCATAATGATAAATCTCTTGTGAATGCATCAAGTCAAGTTCAAAAGGGGAATCCGGTTGAAGAAAGGAAAATTCAAAGATTATTTAGAAAACCGGAAGTTACAAAATTAATAAAAAAATGCAATGATTTTGGTGCTGGTGGGGTTTCGGTTGCTATTGGAGAATTGTCAGAAGGAATTGAAATTTTTCTAGATAGAGTTCTTACAAAATATAAGGGATTGAACCCTACAGAAATTGCAATCAGCGAATCTCAAGAAAGAATGGCTGTCGGGATTTCCAAAGATGATTACGAAAATTTTGTAGCAGAATGTGAAAAAGAAAATCTTGAATATGTTCATGTTGCAAACATAACTGATAGAAATAGACTAGAAATGTATTATAATGGCGAATTAATTGTAGATTTCAAGTCAGAATTTTTGGAAACAGCCGGAGTTAGAAAGCATTCAAAAGCTGAATTAAGAGATAATGATTCAGAAAATCCATTTGTAAAAAGAGAATTTTCAAAAGATAAATTTTTAAAAGAACTTTCAGATTTAAATGTATCAAATCAAAAAGGAATGGTGTCTATGTTTGATTCTACAGTAGGTGCTATGACAGTAATGATGCCATTTGCAGGAAAGACAAAATTAACGCCTGTACAAGCTAGTGTAGCAGCTATTCCTACTTTGTATAGTACACCGGATACTGCAACTGTATTGACATATGGATTTATCCCTAAAATTTCAAAATATTCACCATTTTTATCAAGTATTTATGCTGTGCTGGAATCTTTGGCAAAAGTTTATGCAATTGGTGGGACTAAAGAAAGTTTATATTTTTCATTCCAGGAATATTTTGAAAAATTACTTGATAATCCTATAAAATGGGGAAAAGTTACACAATCTCTTTTGGGAAGTATTGTTGCTCAAAGGGAAATAGGAAGACCTTCTATTGGTGGCAAAGATTCAATGTCAGGTACATTTAATGATATAAATGTAGTTGAAACATTAATATCATTTGCATGTGCACCTGTAAAAATAAAGGATGTTATAACTCCTGAATTAAAAAAAGTGGGTAATAAACTCTATTTGATAGATATTGAAAAAACAGATAAAGGATATCCTAATATCAAAAAAACAGTTGAATTATTTGGGAAATTAAATCAATGCATAAAAGATGGAAAAGTTGTTTCTGCATATGTTCAAGAGTATGGTTCAATGGCATCATCATTATCAAAGATGGCAATAGGTAATAATCTAGGATTTACAGTAAATAGTGAAAAAGTATTTAATTTTAATCCTGCATCCATTGTTGTAGAAACTACTGAAAAACTTGATTTTGAATTAATAGGAGAAGTTACAGAAAATATTTCAATAAATGGTGTGGAAATAAGTAAAGAAGAGATATATCAAGCATATATGAATACATTAGAAGAAATTTATCCAACTTATTATAATTTGGATAAAGATAAAGTGGAAAATATTTCTAATGCTTGTGAAACTAAGAAATATTATAAAGAAAAATTAGATAAGGTAAGAGTAGTAATTCCGGTATTTCCAGGTACAAATTCAGAATATGATACTCAAAAAGCATTTGAAGAGGCTGGAGCATTAGTTTCGCAGGTTGTAATTAGAAATACAAAAGCAAATGATATTCAAAATTCTATAGATGAATTCGTAGAAATGATTGAAAAATCTGAAATTATTGCGTTTCCGGGAGGATTTTCCGCCGGAGATGAGCCTGATGGTAGTGCAAAATTTATTGTAAATATTTTGAAAAATGAAAAAGTTAAAAATGCAATTCATAAACATTTAGCCGACAAAAAATTAATTTTAGGTATATGTAACGGATTTCAAGCATTAATAAAATCAGGATTATTGCCATATGGAGAAATAAAAGACTTAGGTAGTGACGATTTAACATTGTTTAGAAATGAAGGATTAAGACATATTTCTGATACTGCAATAACTAGAGTTGCCAACACAAATTCACCATGGACTCAGAATTTTGAAATTGGACAGAAACATGAATTAGTCTTTAGTCATGGAGAAGGTAGACTGACGGGAAAATTAATTGAAAAATTTAAGCATTTAGCTGCATTTCAATATATTGATGAGGATGGAGATGCAACATTGAATGGTAAATATAATGTTAATGGATCACTTTATGCTATTGAAGGGATGATTAGTGAAAATGGTCTTATTTTAGGTAAAATGGGTCATAGTGAAAGATCAGGACATAATTTATATAAAACAAACACTATAAAAGAAAGACAAGATATATTTTCTAATGGGGTTAAATATTTTACAAGGGGTTAAGTAAATGTTTGGAATTTGGAATAACAAAAATGCGGTAAATTTGACATATCTAGCATTACACAGTATGCAGCATAGAGGACAGGAAGGAGCAGGCATTGTTTCTAGCGATAGAAATAGAATAAAAGGATATAGAAACATAGGTTTATTGAATGAAGTTTTTAAAAATAGAAATGTTTTAGAAAATTTAACCGGAGATTGTGCTTTAGGTTCGGTATGGTATTCAAGCCATGATACAAATAATATTCAAAATATTGAGCCTTTATTATTTAAATTTTATGATGAACATATTGGTATATCTTTTTCCGGAAATATATTAAACGCTAAATCACTTAGAAAAAAACTGGAAGAAGAGGGAGCGGTATTTCATTCATCATCAAATGCAGAATTAATTGTTCATTTGATAAGAAGAAGTTTAAAAAAAGAATTTGAAGAAAGATTAAAAGAAGCTCTATTAAAACTTAAGGGAGCATTTTCGATAATTATATTATTAAATAATGCGATGTATGGAATTGTAGATAAGCATTCAAGAAGGCCTTTAGTTTTGGGAAAATTAAATAATTCTCTAATGATTGCATCTGAAACTTGTGCCTTAAATGTTATTGGTGCAAAATTTGTTGATAATATTAGTGCTGGTCAAATTTTTAAGATAACTGATGAAGGGTATGAAAAATGTAATTTTACAAAAGCTGAAGAGATTACAATCGAAGCAATGGAGTTTATATATTTTGCCAGACCGGACTCAACAATTTTAGGAAAAAATGTTCATATGGTTAGAAAAAATTCCGGGAAAATTTTAGCTAAGGAAAGTCCTGTAGATGCAGATATTGTAGTCGGGGTACCGAATTCCTCATTGTCTTTGGCTAGTGGTTATGCAGAAGAAATAGATTTACCTTATGAAATGGGATTAATTAAAAATCAATATATGGGGAGGACATTTATTCAACCAACTCAAGATTTAAGAGACTTAGGGGTGAAAATGAAATTATCAGCACTAAGTGATGTAGTAAAAGATAAAAGAGTGGTATTATTGGATG
Protein-coding regions in this window:
- a CDS encoding phosphoribosylaminoimidazolesuccinocarboxamide synthase, with product MKLIYQGKTKTLFELENGNILLKFKDDVTGKDGVFDPGENQIGLSIEGSGKAGLELTKFFFEKLKEKGIVTHYVDSNIEENTMEVRKAKVFGHGLEFICRYKAVGSFFKRYGKYVKEAQDLGGLVEITIKDDKAQDPIITKETLNLLNIATFEQYDVIVEQTKLISDEIFEILKEKGLDLYDIKLEFGIDENQNIILIDEISGGNMRVYKNGEYILPLELHKLVLNK
- the purE gene encoding 5-(carboxyamino)imidazole ribonucleotide mutase; this translates as MPKVAVVMGSSSDFETMKETCQLLEEFGIEYDKKVVSAHRTPDLLIDFAKNAKNNGFSVIIAAAGGAAHLPGMIASMTILPVIGVPIKSSTLNGIDSLLSIVQMPYGVPVHTMAIGVAGAKNAAISALSILAIENDEYAQKYEKFKTELENIVKDMKI
- a CDS encoding 5-(carboxyamino)imidazole ribonucleotide synthase, whose product is MSTILPKSTIGIIGGGQLGRMLAMSAKEMGYKIAILDPSEDACARKFADFFIHSAFSDFKGIEKLCELSDVITFEFENIDLDVYRQIENKYNVVQSSKILEISQHRLKEKEYAKKLNIPTVEYFSSDDKNIKLDGKYIMKTLRFGYDGKGQSLINSISEIQENTILEKFISLEKEISVVACKDIQGVNIVAVVENEHRNNILYRSKIPANISKEQYETAVEYTNRILSGIEYYGVLTVEFFISNGKVIFNEIAPRVHNSGHITMQSANKSQFRAHIEAICGLSVGKITNKETTLYNILGQNEKYFINLVKDRQCYLHLYEKEARNNRKIGHINFEGNVFLEDSFE
- a CDS encoding phosphoribosylformylglycinamidine synthase is translated as MNKRIFVKKKNKYDVQSKNLMNLLNLEFGISISKLEKYVIYDIFDIDDEIFEKSKKLVFSEVMIDEVYDNINLEKNKYIAYETLPAQYDQRSDSAMQCLKLIDNKNKSVIRTGTLIVFDKELNEIQLQKIKNFLINPIESQEKNLNKLEFIINQESKKMLDLTGFRIFNNQKLEEIKEKLSLALDLEDLNFIQKYFVKEDRDPTETELYVLDVFWSDHCRHTTFETSLDEISINSKLFQEEMQEAFNYYIKIREELGITKPIRLMDMASIIGKYHTKILGDKNIEISEEINACSFFTEIENKGQKEKWLIQFKNETHNHPSEIEPFGGASTCIGGAIRDPLSGRSYVYQAMRVSGSGNILQNRGYTLKNKLPQVDISKGTAQGNSAYGNQIGLATTFVKEIYDDSYVAKTMEVGAVVGAVKVDNYKRETLVPGDIVVMIGGRTGRDGIQGASGSSIEHNDKSLVNASSQVQKGNPVEERKIQRLFRKPEVTKLIKKCNDFGAGGVSVAIGELSEGIEIFLDRVLTKYKGLNPTEIAISESQERMAVGISKDDYENFVAECEKENLEYVHVANITDRNRLEMYYNGELIVDFKSEFLETAGVRKHSKAELRDNDSENPFVKREFSKDKFLKELSDLNVSNQKGMVSMFDSTVGAMTVMMPFAGKTKLTPVQASVAAIPTLYSTPDTATVLTYGFIPKISKYSPFLSSIYAVLESLAKVYAIGGTKESLYFSFQEYFEKLLDNPIKWGKVTQSLLGSIVAQREIGRPSIGGKDSMSGTFNDINVVETLISFACAPVKIKDVITPELKKVGNKLYLIDIEKTDKGYPNIKKTVELFGKLNQCIKDGKVVSAYVQEYGSMASSLSKMAIGNNLGFTVNSEKVFNFNPASIVVETTEKLDFELIGEVTENISINGVEISKEEIYQAYMNTLEEIYPTYYNLDKDKVENISNACETKKYYKEKLDKVRVVIPVFPGTNSEYDTQKAFEEAGALVSQVVIRNTKANDIQNSIDEFVEMIEKSEIIAFPGGFSAGDEPDGSAKFIVNILKNEKVKNAIHKHLADKKLILGICNGFQALIKSGLLPYGEIKDLGSDDLTLFRNEGLRHISDTAITRVANTNSPWTQNFEIGQKHELVFSHGEGRLTGKLIEKFKHLAAFQYIDEDGDATLNGKYNVNGSLYAIEGMISENGLILGKMGHSERSGHNLYKTNTIKERQDIFSNGVKYFTRG
- the purF gene encoding amidophosphoribosyltransferase, which gives rise to MFGIWNNKNAVNLTYLALHSMQHRGQEGAGIVSSDRNRIKGYRNIGLLNEVFKNRNVLENLTGDCALGSVWYSSHDTNNIQNIEPLLFKFYDEHIGISFSGNILNAKSLRKKLEEEGAVFHSSSNAELIVHLIRRSLKKEFEERLKEALLKLKGAFSIIILLNNAMYGIVDKHSRRPLVLGKLNNSLMIASETCALNVIGAKFVDNISAGQIFKITDEGYEKCNFTKAEEITIEAMEFIYFARPDSTILGKNVHMVRKNSGKILAKESPVDADIVVGVPNSSLSLASGYAEEIDLPYEMGLIKNQYMGRTFIQPTQDLRDLGVKMKLSALSDVVKDKRVVLLDDSIVRGTTSRRIVDLLKDAGAKEVHLRIGSPMILFPSYTGIDMQSSKNLIGANKSKEEICKEIGADSLEYLTLEGLQKAVGFELDSKFNGITSDIFNGQYTDDLCDYEKIFNEELTEIEKVFLNQGRLK